In the Ricinus communis isolate WT05 ecotype wild-type chromosome 3, ASM1957865v1, whole genome shotgun sequence genome, atgaatacGATGACAAAACGATCCAAAAATTCCTTGAACACTCGATTCATCAAATCCATAAAAGCCGCCGGGGCATTAGTGAGTCCAAACGACATCACCAGAAACTCATAATGCCCATAACACGTCCTGAACACCGTCTTTGGCACATCTTCACCACGGATCCTTAACTGGTGATACCCCGATCGTAGATCAATCTTGGAGAAATACACAGCTCCCTGAAGCTGATCGAATAGGTCATCGATGTGAGGAAGCGGATACCGATTATGAATCGGTCGATGCAAAGACGCAAggtaccatccttcttctttACGAACAGAACAGGCGCACCCCAAGGAGACGTACTAGGTCTAATGAAACCCTTATCTAGGAGGTCTTACAACTGCTCCTTTAGCTCTCTTAACTAGGCCGGTGCTATTTGATAGGGCGGCAAAGAAATAGGTGTTGTACCCGGTATCACGTCGATACAGAATTCTATCTCTCTATTGGGCGGTAATCCAGGTAGTTTTTCTGGAAACACATCAAGAAACTCGCAAACCACCGGAACGTCTTCGACGCAACCTTTCCTTGCAGAGGTATCCCTAACCAAAGCCAAATATCCCTGACATCCACGGCGAAGCATCCGCCTAGCTGCAATCACTGACACGAGGTTCGAGGGAGAAGGTATCTGCTCACCTTTAAAATAGAACTCGAGTCTCCGGGGAATTCGAAAAGTCACTTGTTTCTCCCTGCAAATTCAATATGGCGAAATGCATAGCtaaccaatccattcccaaTATCACATCAAAATCCATTACATCTAAAAGAATTAGGTCAAGAACCAAATCTCGTCCCTCAACGGACACGACGGATACGTTAAGGCCTTGCTTAACGAAGTGACCGACATCGAATTCAAGCCTAACGGGTCGGACATCCAATCTTAAGGCAAAACTAGGGCGATACGAAGAATGGGTAGCCCCGTGGTCTAACAAAACTCTAGCCTCGGAATGACAAATAAGAATAGTACCTAACACCACAAACATTTGAGGCTCGCGATCTTGAGGAGTAAGGGTAAACACTCTAGCTTGCCCCCTACCGACTGCTGAGACCACTGAAGCTCGACCTTGAACCCTGCCCCCGACCGCCTCCGAAGATCTACCTCCAAAACTACGGGCCGGCCAACAAACCGAGATCCATCTTGAAAATGTCCCGGTTGCAGGAAAAGTCGGTGGGTCGCACTAGCGGACGAGCCTTTGGAAAAGCCGGTCGATCAAATAGCGAGGACACTCTCGAGCCATATGTCCCATCTCACCACACCTAAAACAGGCTCCACTTGGATGTTAGGCACGGTCCCCTCGATGTGACTGCCACACATCGACAAGTCTTGGCCAGAGCCAGCTGAACTCGCCCACTACCACCAAGCCCGACTGTGTCTCGAATCCTCGGCTACTCCTCCGATTACGCCTACCCTTTCTGTGGATGCGGTGACTTCTCCGCGGCTGGTCGGTACCTCCAAAGTAACTTCCACTACCATAGTACGGCACGACAGTCGCGACCGACCCTCAACCCTGGTTTTCTTCTTCCTACAATCGTCACCCTTGACTAAACCCTCGTAGGCCATCTCCATCCCCTCGCCATGTCAAGTTAACTTTTGGGAAGCTCGCCTCCTAGATTGAACCAAGGAAACAAACTCGGGCCGAGCCTGAAATGTATTCTTTGTTCTTCCGCTCCTCACCCCACAAAGATAAGGTGCATACCTACTCAATTTGAACAAATTGCCCGTGTATTCAGCCACAGATGATTCTCCCTTAACTAACCTTTCAAACCTCTCCCTGTACTCCTGCCTTACACTGAAAGGGATGAAGTACTCTTCGAATCTGTCTCTGAATTGCCTCCACGACAACCCATCCAGAAAGGGGCGGATATAATCTCTAAACCACTGGGATGCTATTCCCTTCAAGGAAAACCCGGCCATCTCGATGGTCCTCCTGTCAGAATAGTGCAAATCAGACGCCCTCTTTTCAACCTCATCCAAAAAGTCCAAAGGGTCTCCAGCTGTCCCATCAAACTCCACAGGTCTTAACTTGGTATACTCAGACATAGGGACATCATCCGGATTCTTGATACCGGACCCACTAGCACGACTTCCTGCACCCTGAGCAGCCTGCTGCTGCTGGAAGACTAGCAACTGCTCTAAGGCCCTCTGCATCCCAGTCATACTGGACACAAAAGCCTCCACTGGAATTTCACCAGCACCATGTACCTCCTGAGCCTCGCCTGATCCGGTTAGGCGTCGCCGAGGCCTACCTCACCTTCTGGTACCATGGGCTGGGTCCGGAGGAGCCGTCTGAGCAGAAAACTCATCTTCGTCTTCCTGGGCCGATGCTGCAGCTGCAGTCGCTCGGGTTCTCGGCATTGGCAAGAGCTAAAAATGAACAACAAGTTATTAACCCAACAGACTCTCTAACGTATAGCGCAGATACTAGAATCAACGAAACATGTAAGGACAGACTCAATTTTTCCTAGTTCCCGCAGTAGTTTAGAAAGctaacctaggtcgaaggaaaaactaaacctaagctctgataccaactttgtcacgacccactttgggggcccatgaccggcactagggaatggg is a window encoding:
- the LOC125369509 gene encoding uncharacterized protein LOC125369509, which codes for MTGMQRALEQLLVFQQQQAAQGAGSRASGSGIKNPDDVPMSEYTKLRPVEFDGTAGDPLDFLDEVEKRASDLHYSDRRTIEMAGFSLKGIASQWFRDYIRPFLDGLSWRQFRDRFEEYFIPFSVRQEYRERFERLVKGESSVAEYTGNLFKLSREKQVTFRIPRRLEFYFKGEQIPSPSNLVSVIAARRMLRRGCQGYLALVRDTSARKGCVEDVPVVCEFLDVFPEKLPGLPPNREIEFCIDVIPEEGWYLASLHRPIHNRYPLPHIDDLFDQLQGAVYFSKIDLRSGYHQLRIRGEDVPKTVFRTCYGHYEFLVMSFGLTNAPAAFMDLMNRVFKEFLDRFVIVFIDDILVYSKSEEEHAWHLRIVLGTLREHQLYAKFSKCEFTVGKRCFLGHIVSKEGIQVDPKKVEAVLNGGG